From the Bacteroidia bacterium genome, one window contains:
- a CDS encoding methionine aminotransferase, which yields MSSTFSRRIGAGRIEGLGQSIFSVMTRLAQQYDAVNLGQGFPDFDGPEWLVEEYARALRSGRNQYAPMQGTAALRKAIAAYQREYWSLEWDTEEEITVTAGATEALLSTVLALVNPGDEVILFEPYYDAYIADVRLAGGTPRFVTLHAPDFRIEAQALEAAITPRTRLILLNTPHNPTGRVFSDEELRVVAAAAMEHNLLVVSDEVYEFLTYGHARHIPFASLQGMRERTVTVSSTGKTFGMTGWKIGYAMAAGPLTAAIRGVHQFATFAVNTPAQLAMAQALRRLSEYLPDFRVAYQGKRDLLLRELTDTGYHCIQPEGTYFTMMRIPATVGRGDIELAEHLIREYRVAVIPPSVFYGRSNEGSFMLRLCFAKREETLTEGLRRLRSALVAI from the coding sequence ATGAGCAGCACCTTTTCGCGACGCATCGGCGCCGGGCGCATCGAAGGCCTCGGACAGTCCATATTTTCCGTCATGACCCGTTTGGCGCAGCAATACGACGCGGTGAATCTGGGCCAGGGATTTCCGGATTTTGACGGGCCCGAATGGCTGGTGGAAGAATACGCGAGGGCTCTGCGATCCGGACGAAATCAGTACGCGCCCATGCAAGGTACAGCAGCGTTGCGTAAGGCCATTGCAGCGTATCAACGAGAATACTGGTCGCTGGAATGGGATACCGAGGAGGAAATTACTGTGACTGCGGGAGCGACGGAAGCATTGCTGTCCACAGTTCTGGCCCTGGTCAATCCGGGAGACGAGGTTATTCTCTTCGAACCGTACTACGATGCGTATATTGCCGATGTCCGGCTTGCCGGAGGGACGCCCCGCTTCGTCACCCTGCACGCTCCCGATTTCCGTATAGAGGCGCAAGCACTGGAGGCTGCTATCACTCCGCGCACACGCCTGATTCTGCTCAATACGCCGCACAATCCAACGGGGCGCGTCTTTTCCGATGAGGAGCTCCGCGTGGTCGCCGCGGCGGCAATGGAGCACAATCTCCTCGTGGTAAGCGATGAGGTGTATGAATTTCTGACGTACGGCCACGCACGGCATATACCATTCGCATCGTTACAGGGTATGCGTGAGCGTACCGTGACCGTGTCGTCAACGGGAAAGACTTTCGGCATGACGGGATGGAAAATCGGTTATGCCATGGCTGCCGGTCCACTGACCGCCGCGATTCGGGGTGTCCATCAGTTTGCGACGTTTGCGGTGAATACTCCAGCGCAACTGGCCATGGCGCAGGCGCTTCGTCGCCTGAGCGAATATTTGCCGGATTTCAGGGTGGCGTATCAGGGTAAACGAGACCTGCTGTTGCGGGAGCTCACGGACACGGGCTACCACTGCATACAGCCGGAGGGCACGTATTTCACCATGATGAGAATCCCCGCGACCGTCGGCCGCGGGGATATCGAGCTTGCGGAGCACCTGATACGGGAGTACCGCGTCGCGGTCATCCCTCCTTCGGTGTTTTACGGACGCAGCAATGAGGGTTCATTCATGCTGCGCTTATGCTTTGCGAAACGCGAGGAGACGCTGACGGAAGGAT